AGCAGCGGCCGTAACGCGAACCGGTCGATGCCGTCGTCGGCCAGGGTCGACACCACCGCCCACGCCACGATCACGCCGGTCACGATCCCCGTGACGGCTCCGATCACGGCGACGAGGAGGGACTCCCGGCGCACCATGGCCCCGACCTGGCGGCGCGACATCCCCACCGTCCGGAGGAGGC
This Acidimicrobiia bacterium DNA region includes the following protein-coding sequences:
- a CDS encoding ABC transporter permease; translated protein: LLRTVGMSRRQVGAMVRRESLLVAVIGAVTGIVTGVIVAWAVVSTLADDGIDRFALRPLLLFGLLVAAGVVGVAAGALPAHRAARADILDAIAEE